A segment of the Methanobrevibacter ruminantium genome:
TGACCTACATCGAATTGTAAGTGACAGAATGGACAAACTTCTACAATAGCGTCTACACCAGCTTCAGCCATAGCGTCGAGTTTTTCTTTGGTGTAACTTAAGGTTACGTCAATATCTCTTGCTCTTAAACCTCCACCTGCACCACAGCACATCATTTTGTTTTTGTAAGGTACAGATTTAGCACCGGTGATTTCTACTAATTCATCTAAGATAGTTGGGTTTTCTGCAGATTCTTCAATACCTACTTCTGCGGTAGGTTTTAAGAAGTGACAACCGTAGTGTACTGCAACGTTAATACCTAAATCTTTGGTGAACATTTCAGATAATTTGTCAAGACCTATGTCGTTGTATAAAATTTCTGCAAAGTGTCTTACTTTGGTTTCACCTTTGTATTGTTTGTCAGTGGTTTCAGCTAAGATAGCGTTAATTTCGTCTTTTTTAGCTGGGTTTTCTTTTAATAAGTGGTCACATTCACGTAAGGAACCGAAACATCCGTTACATTCGGTCATGATGTCTGCACCCATTTCTTCTGCAATAGCGAGGTTACGTGCTGCAATAGTTGCCCAGGTGGTTTGGTCAAAGGATCCGAATACACCAGGTGCAGGACAACAGGAAGCTCCTTCCATGTCTTTTAATTCAATGTCTAATTTATCGAATAAGATTCTGGTTGCTTTTTCGATACCAGGGTAACGGTTGTTCATAATACAACCTAAGAAATATGCAATCTCCATAATAATAACTCCTTCAATATGTTTATTCTAATTCTCCAGTTTCCATGTTGAAACCGATTAATTTATCAAATTCACATGCTGCACAGATTTTTTGGACTTCTTCTAAAGCTTCAGGGAAAGAATGTACTGTTGGAGGTAATTCGTCAAGTCCAATAGCTTTTCTTAAGTCTTTGGTTTTGTCGTTGATTGGTACACCGTGACCAAATTTAATTACGAATGAACCAGTTGCTTTGTGTGCGTCTGCCATGTATCCAGCTTTAGCTGCTTCGTTACGTGCCATTTTGATGATGTCTACGATTTTTACACTTCTAGGACATCTTTCTTGGCAGGTGTAACAGGTGGTACACATCCATAATGCAGGATCAGATACTACTTCCTCTCTGAGTCCTAATAAACATTTTCTTACAATTTGTCTTACTCTGTAAGGAGTTCTTCTACCAGAAGGACATCCTCCACCACAGGTACCACATTGGAAACAGTGGTCTACAGTTTCAATTCCAGCATCAACGAATTTTTGAGTAAATTCTTTATCAATATCATCCATTGAATATATATCATTTTCTTTTAATAAAGTCATATTATCGCTCTCTTCATTTTCTTCTGAAGATTCTTCTTCCGCAACCTCTTCAATAGCTACTTCTAAAGACTCTTCATCTTCTGAAAGTTTATCATCAATTGATTCTTCCGCATTATCTAAAGAAACTTCCTCTTCAGGAACCTCTCCAACTGCTTCTTCAACAGCTTCTTCTTCAACAGGAGCCTCTTCAGCTTCAACTTCTTCTTCAGCTTCAGCTACCTCTTCAGCAGCCTCTTCTTCAGAAATAGTTTCAGAATCAGATTTGGTTTCAATTTCCTCTTCTGAAGATGTCTGTATAGCATCAGCAGCTTCTTCAACAGACTCTGCTTCTTTAGATAAATTCTCTTCTATATCTTTATTTGCCCTACCGATGAGGGATTTAAGAGTATCTAACACAGACATTGAAAAACACACCTAGGACAATCATAGGTTTTCCTCACGTCCTTAATTATAGTTATATTAGAATAGTATATAAAGGTTTTGTAAAATTTTGAAAGTGTAACCTAAAAGATTACACCATTTGATAAAGTTTAGGTTAGCCTTAAATTAGAGAAATAATCGATTAAAATTGAGATAAAAAATTAGAAAAATTTTAAAAAAATAGGGTTTAGTGAAAAAATAATCAAAAAATAGCAGTGCAAAAAAATAGAATTTATTAAAAAATATTGAAAAAAAGTAAAATAAAAAAAATATTAGATGTCTAAGATAAGACATCCACTGAATTGTCGGAAAGCTTTTTCAAAGTTCTTGCAAAAGCAACCAGCTCATCTGTAGGAATGTCCCCGATAGTTGCATCTTTCCATTGATCGAATATGTCAAGCAAAATTTGGCAAGTCTTTTTTCCATCTTCAGTCAACAATAATATTTTTTTGGTATTGTTTTCAGCATCAATGGTTTTAGTGATTAATCCTTTAATCAATAAGTTTTTAGTGATTTTGCTAATGTTAGCTTCAGTCACATGGAATTGCCTTACCAAATCTATTTGATTAAGACCTTCATTTGTATAAATTTCCATAAGAATTGGTATTTCACCAATGTTAATATCTAAATTTTCCATGTTTTTTCTAAAAAACATTTCATAGCTTTTCAATAAGTTCATTAAGTAGTTTACGTGTTCTGGAATCATGGTCTCATTTTCATTCATAAAAATCCCCCCTTACTAAGGGAATCATTTGTAGTTAGCATATAATTTTACATATTAAAGATAGTATATTTCTTAATATATAAAAAGTTTACTTCAGTTAAGTTAATTAAGTATTTTTCTAAACATTGTTATATAAATTTTAAAGATTTTTAAATGCACTAATAACTGCTAAAATAATTAAGAAATAGATGAAACTTGCAAAAACATTAATTATAAAAAGGAATAGATAATTAATTGAATCATTAAAAATAAGGAATTACAGATAAAATGAAACAATTTGAAATCAAAAGCCATGACGGTCCTGGAAGATATGGGAAGCTTGGAGATTTGGAAACTCCAACAATAATCAATAAGGATGACTTTTCCATAGCTGATGATGAATCCTCAGCTTATGATGTTGAAAAGGAAATTGCAGAGTGGAGCGTTAATCAAACCATTGAAAAAGCAAAACTTGTTGAAGACAAGGAAATAGCAGTTATCCAAGGAAGCAAGTACATCGACTTGCGTATCAAATGCCTTAAGGAACTTGAAGAACTCGGATACAATGGATTCATTATAGCGAATGCAGATGATCTTCTTCTTCATCCAAGGGATTTGGTTGACTTGATTGTTGCACTTAGGCAAAACATGAAAGCATCCAGCTACTTGATATTCCCATTTGCTGAAGCACAATTCATTCCTCTTCTTGCATATATGGGAGTTGATGCATTCTTCGAGGACATTGGAGAATATTACAGTTATATCAATGTGCTTATGAGTCCAACTAAAAATTACGATTTAGAGACCTACAATCTTTATGAAATGAGTAGGGAAGAGATTGAAGCATACAATAGGAACACCATCGACTTCGTGCTTAGGGAAGTTAGGGAACACATGAAAAACAGCAGCTTGAGAAACCTAGTGGAAGAAAGGTCTGCTACAAGCCCACAGTATGCTTCTGCACTAAGAATACTTGATAAGAATTACTCTGAGTACTTATTGGAGTATACTCAAGTTTATTAGTAGAATTATTAAAAAAAGTTAAAATAAATTAAAAAAAGAAGATTGAAAATCTTCTTATTTCTATTTTTAAAAAATTATTCATTTACTTCAAATTCAACTACTTCTTTATTGTCATTCACTATTTTTGCAATAGCTTCCTGAGCGCTACTCAGTTTTTCATCACATTCCTTGACTAAAATCATAGCTTTCTTAAACTCTTCTATTGCATCATCCAATGAAACTTCACCAGTTTCCAAGTTGTTTACAATTTTTTCCAATTCAGCTAATTTCTCTTCAAAACTAAAATTCTCCTTTTCTTCCACCATCATATCACCTTCGATAATTTTTTTTAATTTTCAATTCTATAATTATAAAACTCTTGTATTTACTTTGCCATCCTTAAATTCTAATTCCAATTCCTCATCTTTCTTCAAATCTTTTGCATAAGAGACTACCTTTCCTTTGGATCTTGCTACCGCATAACCTCTTTGTATAGTCAATAAAGGATTTAAAACCTTTAGCTTATCGATATTCCTTGATAATTTAATTGTTTTCTCATCTAAAATTGACTGAGGATTCCTGAAAACATTAGAACTCTTGACTTTAGATAATCTCATTTGATTTGAATGTATCATTTCCTTTGAAGAAGAGACTAATCTGCCTTTAATGAAGTCCAAATCCATTCCTCTCCTTTCATGAATCATATGAGGATTCTTGAATAAAGGTCTATTTTTTATCCTTTCGAATTTCTCAAGATTATCATTCAATTGCTTGGCCATAACATTGCTTGCCCTTGAATCCAAATCATCCACTTTTGAACTTATTTCCCTAATATCCGGAACAGCAATTTCTGCAGCAGCAGTTGGAGTTGCTGCCCTTATATCCGCAACATAATCGGCAATGGTCCAATCGATTTCGTGACCTACTGCACTTATTACAGGAGTTTCACATGCAAGTATTGCCTTTGCAACAATCCTTTCATTAAATGCCCATAAGTCCTCTATGTTTCCCCCACCTCTTCCTACAATAAGAGTGTCCAGCTCGAATTCATTGTCAGCGACAAATATTTGCCTTACTATATTGTTGGCAGCGAGACTTCCCTGAACAAGAGATGGAAATAGAATGATTTCACATAAAGGCCATCTTCTCTTGATGGTTGTTACAATATCCCTAATGGCGGCTCCAGTTGCAGCAGTGACAACCCCTATCCTTTTAGGAAACTTAGGTATTGGCTTTTTCAAGTCATCCTCAAAATAGCCCTTGCTTTCCAGTTCCTTTTTCAATTGCTCAAATGCAATATGCAATTCGCCCAATCCATCTTCGATAATCCTTTGAGCATAGAGCTGATAGTTTCCACGGGATTTATAGACATCAACATATCCTCTAACCAAAACCTTCATTCCATTTTTAGGTTCAAATTTAAGTTTAGAGGCAAAACCGTAAAACATGACCCCTGGAATAACACTGCCTTCGTCCTTAAGGCTGAAATAGCAATGCCCAGATGAATAACGCTTAAAATTAGATATCTCTCCCCTTACATAGACTTGCTTCAATCTAGAGTCTGAATTGATCAGTTTCCTTATATAGTCTGTAAGCTGAGACACTGAAATATATTCCTCTTCCATTACATAACCCCATATTTTAATACAGAATTTATACATTTGCTCATTTATAAATCTTTGCCATTTTATAAGATTTTCCTAATCATGGCACATCATTATAAAATCAAAATATGATTAAAAAAAAATAAAAAAATAAAAGCAATTAAACATGGGAAATATCAGTGAAATTTGATATTTCACTATTAAATGTTGCTAAATTATCCAAGGACAAATCATGAATATCATCATGCCCAGTAATTCTTGCAAATGTCTTAATTTCCTCCAATGAAACATTCAAATAGTTATATACTCTTTTAGAAGCCAAATCAATGTCCAGCCTCTTTCTTAAGTCCTTATTTTGAGTGGCAATGCCTACAGGACAATTGCCACTGCCACAAATACGATACTGCTGACATCCTGCGGCCATCAATGCAGCTGTTGCAACGGCTATTGCATCAGCACCTAAGGATAATGCCTTTGCAAAGTCAGAGGATACCCTCAAGCCACCTGTAATTACCAAATCAATGCCAATACCATTTTCATCCAAATATTTCCTTGCTCTGGATAATGCATATACTGTTGGAACTGAACTTGCATCACGTATGATCTTAGGGCTTGCACCTGTTGCCCCTCCTCTGCCATCAATAGTAATGAAGTCAGGCTCAGCAAAGCATATGAATTCCAAATCCTCTTCAATCCTACCTGCTGCAATTTTAACACCTATCGGCCTTCCATCAGATTCTTCACGCAAATAGGTTATAAGATTTTTCAAATCATCTTTAGATTTGATCTCATCATATAATGATGGGCTTATAATATCCTCACCCATAGGTTTTCCCCTGATTTCCGCTATCTCTTCAGTAATCTTTTCAGCAGGCAAATGTCCTCCCATACCAGGTTTGGTTCCCTGCCCTATTTTAATTTCAATTGCATCACAATTCAATAAGTTCTCTTTTGTTAAGCTATAATGGTTCGGAACATATTCAAAAATATACTTATAACTGCTATTCATCTCATCAGCCAATATTCCCCCTTCACCACTGCACATGGCAGTCTTGGCCATTGCGCTTCCTTTGGCAAGAGCTATCTTAGTTTCATAAGACAAAGCTCCGAATGACATGTGAGAAATGTAAATGGGACTTTCAAGAACCATTGGCTTTTTGGCATTTTTACCAATGACTGTTCTTGTCTTGACTTCCGCATGCTCATCCAAAGGGAATGGATTGAGCTGATTTGCAATAATGAGCATATCATCCCAATCAGGCATAGGAAGTTGAGTTGCCATTGCCCCTATTATGGAATTTCCAGTCACAGCCATTTCATGAATATCAGACATGTGAGGAATTGAATCATCAAGACGTGCGGTTTCTTTAGGATATTCCAAACTAGAAACTGAATCCCCACCATTCTTGTGATTCCCAGAACCTTCAACAACTTCACCTGTAGATTCAGCATTATAATCCCCAGAACCTTCAACAACCTTATTGAATACATTAGCTGGATGCTTACAAACAGGACATCTTTCAAGTTCACTGAAAGACTTGTTTTCCTTTTCTTCATCAAATACATGTCCACAGACACTACATTTATATATTGCCATAGAAAAACCTCCAATGGTTTTTAACTAATTCTGTTAATCAATTTGATTTCAATCAGTTAAGTTTAATGTGCTTATCTTATAGATATTTTTTTAATGATATAATAAGTTTGTTAAAATGAGATTATGTATCTGAAGAAAGTTAAAAATGCTTAAAAAAAGTTAAAAATAGTAAACTATTTAAAAATTGTTAAATGAATTCAAAATTGAATTCAAATAACTGTTTCAGCCATAAAAATTAAATGGAGGTCTAATTCTTAGAGAAATAAACTCTCACTATTATAATATTGCTTTTTTTGATATATAAAGTTTTCTTAAAAGAATAATTTTTTCTAAATTAAATGGGATAAAAAGCCACCTGAC
Coding sequences within it:
- a CDS encoding MarR family winged helix-turn-helix transcriptional regulator — encoded protein: MNENETMIPEHVNYLMNLLKSYEMFFRKNMENLDINIGEIPILMEIYTNEGLNQIDLVRQFHVTEANISKITKNLLIKGLITKTIDAENNTKKILLLTEDGKKTCQILLDIFDQWKDATIGDIPTDELVAFARTLKKLSDNSVDVLS
- the hdrB gene encoding CoB--CoM heterodisulfide reductase subunit B codes for the protein MEIAYFLGCIMNNRYPGIEKATRILFDKLDIELKDMEGASCCPAPGVFGSFDQTTWATIAARNLAIAEEMGADIMTECNGCFGSLRECDHLLKENPAKKDEINAILAETTDKQYKGETKVRHFAEILYNDIGLDKLSEMFTKDLGINVAVHYGCHFLKPTAEVGIEESAENPTILDELVEITGAKSVPYKNKMMCCGAGGGLRARDIDVTLSYTKEKLDAMAEAGVDAIVEVCPFCHLQFDVGQTEVNAKYGTDFAFPVMHLAQLYGLAMGLSADELTFDAQLIDAAPVLEKIE
- the xseB gene encoding exodeoxyribonuclease VII small subunit, yielding MVEEKENFSFEEKLAELEKIVNNLETGEVSLDDAIEEFKKAMILVKECDEKLSSAQEAIAKIVNDNKEVVEFEVNE
- the hdrC gene encoding CoB--CoM heterodisulfide reductase subunit C; protein product: MSVLDTLKSLIGRANKDIEENLSKEAESVEEAADAIQTSSEEEIETKSDSETISEEEAAEEVAEAEEEVEAEEAPVEEEAVEEAVGEVPEEEVSLDNAEESIDDKLSEDEESLEVAIEEVAEEESSEENEESDNMTLLKENDIYSMDDIDKEFTQKFVDAGIETVDHCFQCGTCGGGCPSGRRTPYRVRQIVRKCLLGLREEVVSDPALWMCTTCYTCQERCPRSVKIVDIIKMARNEAAKAGYMADAHKATGSFVIKFGHGVPINDKTKDLRKAIGLDELPPTVHSFPEALEEVQKICAACEFDKLIGFNMETGELE
- the xseA gene encoding exodeoxyribonuclease VII large subunit; its protein translation is MEEEYISVSQLTDYIRKLINSDSRLKQVYVRGEISNFKRYSSGHCYFSLKDEGSVIPGVMFYGFASKLKFEPKNGMKVLVRGYVDVYKSRGNYQLYAQRIIEDGLGELHIAFEQLKKELESKGYFEDDLKKPIPKFPKRIGVVTAATGAAIRDIVTTIKRRWPLCEIILFPSLVQGSLAANNIVRQIFVADNEFELDTLIVGRGGGNIEDLWAFNERIVAKAILACETPVISAVGHEIDWTIADYVADIRAATPTAAAEIAVPDIREISSKVDDLDSRASNVMAKQLNDNLEKFERIKNRPLFKNPHMIHERRGMDLDFIKGRLVSSSKEMIHSNQMRLSKVKSSNVFRNPQSILDEKTIKLSRNIDKLKVLNPLLTIQRGYAVARSKGKVVSYAKDLKKDEELELEFKDGKVNTRVL
- a CDS encoding archaeosine tRNA-ribosyltransferase translates to MKQFEIKSHDGPGRYGKLGDLETPTIINKDDFSIADDESSAYDVEKEIAEWSVNQTIEKAKLVEDKEIAVIQGSKYIDLRIKCLKELEELGYNGFIIANADDLLLHPRDLVDLIVALRQNMKASSYLIFPFAEAQFIPLLAYMGVDAFFEDIGEYYSYINVLMSPTKNYDLETYNLYEMSREEIEAYNRNTIDFVLREVREHMKNSSLRNLVEERSATSPQYASALRILDKNYSEYLLEYTQVY
- a CDS encoding glutamate synthase-related protein encodes the protein MAIYKCSVCGHVFDEEKENKSFSELERCPVCKHPANVFNKVVEGSGDYNAESTGEVVEGSGNHKNGGDSVSSLEYPKETARLDDSIPHMSDIHEMAVTGNSIIGAMATQLPMPDWDDMLIIANQLNPFPLDEHAEVKTRTVIGKNAKKPMVLESPIYISHMSFGALSYETKIALAKGSAMAKTAMCSGEGGILADEMNSSYKYIFEYVPNHYSLTKENLLNCDAIEIKIGQGTKPGMGGHLPAEKITEEIAEIRGKPMGEDIISPSLYDEIKSKDDLKNLITYLREESDGRPIGVKIAAGRIEEDLEFICFAEPDFITIDGRGGATGASPKIIRDASSVPTVYALSRARKYLDENGIGIDLVITGGLRVSSDFAKALSLGADAIAVATAALMAAGCQQYRICGSGNCPVGIATQNKDLRKRLDIDLASKRVYNYLNVSLEEIKTFARITGHDDIHDLSLDNLATFNSEISNFTDISHV